The nucleotide sequence GATTTAGCAGTATTGGCAAAGAAATTAAATTATGATGCAATACATGATACAGTTCATGAAATGTGCAAGGATGAAGCAAGACATGGTGCTGCATTTAGAGGACTATTAAATAGATATTTTAAATAAACACATTTTATTATGGATAAAATATTGAGAAATAATTAAAAATAATACTAAGATATAGTTCTTATATTGATAATGAATTGGAGGGATTGCTTTGGAAAAGTATGTTTGTACAGTATGCGGATATGTATATGATCCTGAAGTTGGGGATCCAGATAATGGAGTGAATCCAGGAACATCTTTTAAAGATTTACCAGAAACGTGGGTTTGTCCTCTTTGTGGAGTTGGGAAAGATCAATTTGAAGTAGAAAAATAAATGTATATAGAAATGTTTCAAGTTAAAGTAAACTTGAAACATTTTTATATTTTAATTTAAATATATCCGCCAATTGTTAATGCACTTTTTAAGTAGGGAATATAATATATTAATTTATTTGCTGTATATATGCCGAAACAGAAGAATATCATTATAATTATTAGAAAAAAACTTAACAAATCATATTTTAATTCAATATTGTTTTTTATACTTAGCTTGTTTAATGTCAATGTTTCTATTCCAAGTGATATTAGTATAATGGGCCAAAATTTCAATATATACTCTTCAATGTGAATATTGAAGACAGTTATAAGTAGATAAAGTATGCCTAAAACTATCATAAGAAGACCAAAAGTCAACGTTCCAACCCTTCTTTGTATCATTTTTGATCACCTGATTCTACATTCTTTTTTTTACTTTTTATCAGAAAAAACCCTGTACCAATTAAAATTATTGAAATGATTAGATCTTTTATAAGTCTTATTATTTCATAATCACAATATCTGCTTATAAAAGGCACAACGATATTATCAATTAATGAAAAAACACCCATAATTATTAGCACATAAGCTATATATTTTTCTGCATTATTGTTAAAAAATGATTTGCTGAAGTTAGTTGATTTAAATATTGGTAAATCATCATCTTGTACATTATCCTCTTGTGTTATTTTTAGTTTTAAGTCAAATATACTGTAGCACCATATTACTGGTATAAAAATACCAAGAAATCTAAAATCAAATGAGTTTGATATAAAAAGTAAAAGAAAAAATAAAAGCATAAGTTCCGAACCCTGCCTAATAAGGCCTATATACATATGTCCTGCACCAGGAAATAATGAAAAAAATATAGCTGTTTTTCTTGAATATTTCAATTTATAAGTCTCCCCCTCTATTTACAGGATATATAATATTAAAATCCTGTATATTTGTTCTATGTTAAAATCATATTGTATAAACCTTAAAATAAACCTTGTAAAATTCTTAATTTTTTCTTAAATGATACTTGTATACGTGTTAAAGGTATCATGAATTATAGTAAATAGGGAGGCATTCTTATATAATATAAAAGGAAGTCTGTTTAAGAGAAAGGATGTAATGATGGCTCAGAAAATTTTGGTCGTTGATGATGAAAGAGAAATAAGAAATTTAATGGAAATTTACTTAAAAAATGAAGGATTTTGTATCATTAAGGCATCTAATGGCATAGAAGCTTTAAATATACTTGATCGAAATGATATATGTCTTGTTATACTTGATATAATGATGCCTAAAATGGATGGAATTGAAACGTGCATAAGAATAAGAAAAACTAAAAACATGCCTATTATAATGTTGTCTGCCAAAGGAGAAGATATGGACAAGATTTTGGGACTTACAACAGGTGCTGATGATTATATAACAAAACCTTTTAATCCACTGGAACTCATAGCTAGGGTAAAATCCCAAATAAGGAGATATACAAAACTAAATGCTGTCTACAATCCTAAAATTGAAAAAACGATTGAAATTGATGATCTATCAATAAATACAGATACGCATGAAGTTATTGTAGGTGATAAAATTGTAAATCTAACAAAAAGAGAATTTGATATACTTAAGCTGCTTGCAGAAAATAGAGGGATGGTTTTTAGTACTGAAAAAATATATGAAAGTGTTTGGAAAGAAGGATTTTATGATTCTTACAATACAGTTATGGTGCATATTAGAAAAATACGAGAAAAGATAGAACAGAATCCTAGGAAACCTAAGTATATTAAGACTGTTTGGGGAGTTGGTTATAAAATTGAAAAAGCTCTTTAATTTTATCTTTAGATTTTATGGTTTTATAAAAGATAATGTAAGCAAAAGCATAAGACTTGAACTAGTAGTTACTTTTGCAATATGTTTAATTTCTGCATTTATTGCTGGAAGTTGGTATAATGGTCATTATAAAGAGCAGCATATGATAGCTCAGATTGATTACAGTAATGGAATTCAGGAACTTTCCTCCAAACTTTCAGAAATAAAATCAGAGCTTGAAAATTTAAATACTTTGAATAAAAATTATATAAACCAAAAAATAGATGAATCTCTTTCAAAAAAAGATGGTACAGTTAAAATATATCTGGCAGACATGGATGGAAATGTAATTTGTAAATCCAAAAGTGCATATCAGAAGAAGCTTGATATATATAGTCTTGTAAATAAGGCAGAAGATTTTAGAAAAGAATATGATAAGTCTATTGTTATAGATACTGATAATGGAATATTAAAGAAAAGGGTTGTACTTGACAAAGTTCAGGAGTATGTGGAGATAGATGGCTTAAATATATCAAATAGAAAATTATATCTTATAATAATGGGAGTACCTGAACAAAAAACTACATATATAAGATCCAATGGTTCAATTTTTTCAGTAATTGAAGCTATAGTAGTATTTATAGGTTTATTCTACTTTATGACAATTAAAAAAATGGGCTATATAGAAATAGTTTCAAGAGGGCTTGTTGAGATATCTAAAAATAATCTTGATTACAGAATAAAAATTTATGGTAAGGATGAGCTGGCTAAGCTTGCTAATAATATAAATTTTATGGCTTCGGAGTTAAAGAAAAGGGTTGAAGGTGAAAGGGCAGCAGAAAAGACTAAAAATGATCTTATAACAAATGTTTCGCATGATTTGAGAACACCTCTTACATCAATAAAAGGCTATTTGGGATTGATAAAGGATAAAAAATACAAAGATGAAGTTCAGATGGGGGAATTTCTTGATATAGCATATGCTAAATCTGAAAAACTAGAGATACTAATAAATGATCTTTTTGAATATACAAAACTAAGCAATAAGGTTATAGAAATTCACAGGAAAAAAATATATATAGATGAACTTTTAGAACAACTTTCCGAGGAATTACATGTTATATGTGAGGAAAATAATGTAAAGCTGCATAAAAATTTTCATGGAAGCAGGATTTATGCATATGTTGATCCAGATAAAATAGTTAGAGTATTTGAAAATTTAATTATGAATGCTATAAGATACAGTTTAAAACCTGGAGGTATAAATCTTGAACTTAAAGATAATGGTAAATGCATTCTGATTTCTGTAGAAAATAGATGTGATCATATAGATGAAAGTGATTTAAAAAAGTTATTTAACAGATTTTTCAGGGTTGATAAGTCACGATCAGAAGCAACAGGAGGAAGTGGCTTGGGTCTTGCCATAGCCAAGAGTATAGTTGAATTACATGATGGAAAAATATGGGCTGAAAGTATTG is from Clostridium fermenticellae and encodes:
- the rd gene encoding rubredoxin, whose protein sequence is MEKYVCTVCGYVYDPEVGDPDNGVNPGTSFKDLPETWVCPLCGVGKDQFEVEK
- a CDS encoding LiaI-LiaF-like domain-containing protein → MIQRRVGTLTFGLLMIVLGILYLLITVFNIHIEEYILKFWPIILISLGIETLTLNKLSIKNNIELKYDLLSFFLIIIMIFFCFGIYTANKLIYYIPYLKSALTIGGYI
- a CDS encoding response regulator transcription factor — protein: MAQKILVVDDEREIRNLMEIYLKNEGFCIIKASNGIEALNILDRNDICLVILDIMMPKMDGIETCIRIRKTKNMPIIMLSAKGEDMDKILGLTTGADDYITKPFNPLELIARVKSQIRRYTKLNAVYNPKIEKTIEIDDLSINTDTHEVIVGDKIVNLTKREFDILKLLAENRGMVFSTEKIYESVWKEGFYDSYNTVMVHIRKIREKIEQNPRKPKYIKTVWGVGYKIEKAL
- a CDS encoding sensor histidine kinase, with the protein product MKKLFNFIFRFYGFIKDNVSKSIRLELVVTFAICLISAFIAGSWYNGHYKEQHMIAQIDYSNGIQELSSKLSEIKSELENLNTLNKNYINQKIDESLSKKDGTVKIYLADMDGNVICKSKSAYQKKLDIYSLVNKAEDFRKEYDKSIVIDTDNGILKKRVVLDKVQEYVEIDGLNISNRKLYLIIMGVPEQKTTYIRSNGSIFSVIEAIVVFIGLFYFMTIKKMGYIEIVSRGLVEISKNNLDYRIKIYGKDELAKLANNINFMASELKKRVEGERAAEKTKNDLITNVSHDLRTPLTSIKGYLGLIKDKKYKDEVQMGEFLDIAYAKSEKLEILINDLFEYTKLSNKVIEIHRKKIYIDELLEQLSEELHVICEENNVKLHKNFHGSRIYAYVDPDKIVRVFENLIMNAIRYSLKPGGINLELKDNGKCILISVENRCDHIDESDLKKLFNRFFRVDKSRSEATGGSGLGLAIAKSIVELHDGKIWAESIEDRVIFYVELKKDIQS